The Sporocytophaga myxococcoides genome contains a region encoding:
- a CDS encoding PA14 domain-containing protein — translation MLPDFSLETPLWKGAVIRSFNTSFDHTADSFAVKYYGYIDVPADGEYIFYTNSDDRTKLYIGNQLVVLNNGIHGMTEQSGNILLKKGKHAIALEYFERNSGDGLEVSYSGPSISKQIIPSSILYIPSMRDPENPVGFAVNGLDYKFYTGTYTILPDFNSLVINKSGRINQFNLTIPERTSSNLAVRYVGYINIPSDGIYTFYTSSDDGSKLYIGSTIVVSNDGIHGMIEAQGSIGLKKGKHAIVLEYFQGTGVLDLK, via the coding sequence ATGCTTCCTGATTTTTCTTTGGAAACGCCTTTATGGAAAGGTGCAGTAATAAGGTCATTTAATACTTCCTTTGATCATACCGCTGATAGCTTTGCAGTAAAATACTATGGCTATATTGATGTTCCTGCAGATGGAGAATATATCTTCTATACAAATTCAGATGATAGAACAAAGCTGTATATAGGAAATCAACTGGTTGTTCTAAATAATGGGATACATGGTATGACTGAGCAATCAGGGAATATCCTTCTTAAAAAAGGCAAGCATGCTATTGCACTTGAATATTTTGAAAGAAATAGTGGAGATGGGCTTGAGGTTAGCTACAGCGGCCCCAGCATATCTAAGCAAATCATTCCTTCGAGCATCCTTTACATTCCTTCGATGCGTGATCCTGAAAACCCGGTAGGTTTTGCAGTTAATGGTTTAGATTATAAATTTTATACAGGGACTTATACTATTTTACCTGATTTTAACTCTCTTGTTATAAATAAATCTGGTCGTATCAATCAGTTTAACCTTACTATACCAGAAAGAACTTCATCCAATTTAGCGGTTAGATATGTTGGATATATTAATATTCCTTCGGACGGAATATATACGTTTTATACAAGTTCTGATGATGGGTCAAAGTTGTATATTGGAAGCACAATCGTCGTTAGTAATGATGGCATCCATGGAATGATTGAAGCTCAGGGTAGTATAGGACTTAAAAAAGGAAAACATGCGATTGTTTTAGAGTATTTCCAGGGTACAGGTGTATTGGACTTGAAGTGA
- a CDS encoding T9SS type A sorting domain-containing protein, whose protein sequence is MVANNDGLHVTTEQSGYIGLKKGGTCFYRRIFEYDYDQILTVSYESSKITKTIIPSSALYADAIITSLAKLNQKNNIEVFPSPFTDKLSVNSQSQIQSVKLISNEGKNVNEAAMISSQFQYIISVPQELPSGVYFVQVEINEGLKTIKVLKKLPSFLLT, encoded by the coding sequence ATGGTTGCTAATAATGATGGTTTGCATGTAACCACTGAGCAAAGTGGCTATATAGGATTGAAAAAGGGGGGTACATGCTTTTACCGTAGAATATTTGAATATGATTATGACCAGATACTTACAGTTAGTTATGAATCTTCTAAAATAACAAAGACTATAATTCCATCATCAGCATTATATGCGGATGCAATTATAACTTCGTTGGCAAAATTGAATCAAAAGAATAACATTGAGGTATTTCCAAGTCCGTTTACAGATAAGCTAAGTGTGAATTCACAAAGTCAGATTCAGTCAGTAAAACTTATAAGCAATGAAGGTAAAAATGTTAACGAGGCTGCTATGATTTCTTCTCAATTTCAGTATATAATTTCTGTTCCTCAGGAGCTTCCATCAGGTGTTTACTTTGTTCAGGTCGAGATAAATGAAGGTTTGAAAACAATTAAAGTATTGAAAAAATTACCAAGTTTCCTATTGACATAA
- a CDS encoding heme/hemin ABC transporter substrate-binding protein, with product MKRLILPVLVLFVCDACGRFGNEVKKEGRQERIVCIAKQYNEIIYALGAQDNLVAVDVSSTYPGEIKKLPTVGYHRALSAEGMIAAQPSLIIHDNNVGPEHVMSQMEKLQIPMKTFSRAKDIEETKALIKEMGTYFHKEIQADSLCRKIDNDLNAALKSERPIVDTPDVVIIHYGRAMNVYLVMTQLSNAAQMVTWAGGRVPVTGDKGMQNISAEIIADANPDIILLTDFGYDRLGTPEKIKELPGIATTKAAKKNRIYRFEEHDLVYFGPRIGENILKMKKLFHSDE from the coding sequence ATGAAACGACTGATTTTACCTGTTTTAGTTTTGTTTGTTTGTGATGCTTGTGGCCGTTTTGGAAATGAAGTCAAAAAGGAGGGCAGGCAGGAGCGTATTGTCTGTATTGCCAAACAATATAATGAGATTATTTATGCATTGGGAGCTCAGGATAATCTTGTAGCAGTGGATGTTTCAAGTACCTATCCTGGTGAAATAAAAAAACTTCCGACGGTAGGTTATCACCGGGCATTAAGTGCGGAAGGTATGATTGCGGCTCAGCCATCCTTAATTATTCATGATAATAATGTTGGTCCAGAACATGTGATGTCTCAGATGGAAAAACTTCAGATTCCCATGAAAACGTTTTCAAGAGCCAAAGATATTGAAGAAACAAAAGCTTTGATTAAAGAAATGGGAACGTACTTTCATAAAGAAATTCAGGCAGACTCACTCTGTAGAAAAATTGACAATGACTTGAATGCCGCCTTAAAAAGTGAAAGGCCAATTGTGGATACTCCCGATGTGGTCATTATTCATTATGGAAGAGCTATGAATGTTTATCTTGTGATGACCCAGCTAAGTAATGCTGCGCAAATGGTTACATGGGCGGGGGGGCGAGTACCAGTAACTGGAGATAAAGGTATGCAAAATATTTCAGCTGAAATCATAGCTGATGCAAACCCTGATATTATTCTGCTTACTGACTTCGGATATGATCGTCTTGGCACTCCTGAAAAGATCAAGGAGCTTCCCGGTATCGCAACTACAAAGGCAGCAAAAAAAAACAGGATATACAGATTCGAGGAGCATGATCTTGTTTATTTTGGTCCCCGGATTGGTGAGAATATCTTAAAAATGAAAAAGTTATTTCATTCTGATGAATAG
- a CDS encoding PA14 domain-containing protein: MLTKRIIPTSSLYRIVPLRTPENPVSVMNAVNYSLYPDYEGNVIPDFTTLGNASRTNRVNQINLNIGGLPVDHYAIRYTGYIEVPEDGEYTF, encoded by the coding sequence ATGTTAACGAAGAGAATAATTCCAACATCATCCTTGTATAGAATTGTTCCTCTTAGAACACCAGAGAATCCGGTTTCCGTAATGAATGCAGTAAATTATTCTCTTTATCCGGATTATGAAGGAAACGTTATTCCGGATTTTACAACTTTGGGAAATGCCTCTCGGACAAACCGTGTAAACCAGATCAACCTTAATATTGGAGGATTACCAGTAGATCATTATGCCATAAGATATACAGGATATATTGAAGTCCCGGAGGATGGAGAATATACCTTCTAA
- a CDS encoding FecCD family ABC transporter permease, producing MNRFDQQHRPIFLFLLLILFMLALTSVRFGAVSISWIEILSSIQKWIRSNEEALSLRENIFLQIRFPRAILCIVTGGSLAIAGVLMQALFRNPIVEPGLIGTSSGAAFGAALYLVLGTTMKIDAGEWTLTIAACIGGVIATILVMMFASSEETGKSSVVVLLLTGIAINSLFMSGVGFLSYIARDPQARSVTFWNLGTLSGASWSAVWVVSIVCGLCFLIALRYSKALNALMLGEEDALMLGANITMIKKNIMVLNVLLIAVTTAFVGVIGFVGLIAPHLIRILIGSDNRYLIIGSAMMGAILLTSADLISRLLLAPAELPIGVVTSFVGVPIFLYLLKKRNQYLF from the coding sequence ATGAATAGATTTGATCAACAGCACAGACCTATATTCTTATTTCTGCTTTTGATATTGTTTATGCTTGCATTGACTTCTGTGAGGTTTGGAGCAGTGAGTATTTCATGGATTGAAATCCTAAGTTCAATTCAAAAGTGGATAAGATCGAATGAAGAAGCACTTAGTTTAAGGGAAAATATATTTCTTCAGATAAGATTTCCCCGAGCTATTCTTTGCATTGTGACAGGTGGATCACTGGCTATTGCTGGTGTGTTGATGCAGGCTTTATTTCGAAATCCAATTGTAGAACCTGGACTGATCGGCACCTCCAGCGGAGCCGCTTTTGGAGCCGCTTTATACCTTGTTCTAGGGACAACAATGAAAATTGATGCCGGAGAATGGACATTGACAATTGCAGCTTGTATTGGAGGAGTCATTGCAACAATTCTGGTAATGATGTTTGCAAGTTCTGAAGAAACTGGTAAATCATCCGTTGTAGTTTTGTTACTTACTGGTATTGCAATTAACTCTTTGTTTATGAGTGGTGTTGGCTTTTTATCATATATAGCAAGAGATCCACAGGCGAGGTCAGTAACATTCTGGAATTTGGGCACTTTATCCGGGGCAAGTTGGAGTGCTGTCTGGGTTGTCAGTATAGTTTGTGGTTTATGTTTTTTGATAGCGCTTCGTTATTCAAAAGCCTTGAATGCTCTGATGTTAGGTGAAGAAGATGCCTTAATGCTGGGCGCAAACATCACAATGATTAAGAAGAATATAATGGTGTTAAATGTACTTCTGATAGCAGTGACTACAGCTTTTGTCGGAGTTATAGGCTTTGTCGGTTTAATAGCTCCTCATCTTATCAGAATTCTGATCGGGTCGGATAACAGGTATCTTATAATAGGAAGTGCAATGATGGGAGCAATTTTACTTACAAGTGCTGATCTCATATCCAGGCTTTTGCTTGCTCCTGCAGAACTGCCAATCGGCGTGGTTACTTCTTTTGTAGGGGTTCCCATTTTTTTATATCTGTTAAAAAAGAGAAATCAATACTTATTTTAA
- a CDS encoding TerC family protein — MDNIYFWIIFNICVLGLLILDLFVLNRKNETVTVKSALWWSAFWIGLAIAFNIFVYFWKGKTAAFEFLTGYLIEESLSVDNLFVFMLIFNYFRVPAEYQRKVLFWGIIGALVLRALFIVVGVSLINQFHWTVFVLGAFLVFTGIKMFLGSDEEINPEKNPIITLVNKFLRVTKQYHGDSFFTRINGQLFATPLFIVTLVVETTDIVFAADSIPAILAVSKDPFIVYTSNVFALLGLRSLYFALAGIMQLFHYIHYGLSLILIFIGVKLVAGGAGWFEIDMKYALMIVAGILALSILFSIWFPKKDEEPKDNSVEANENK; from the coding sequence ATGGATAACATTTACTTTTGGATAATCTTTAACATTTGTGTACTGGGCCTTCTGATTCTGGACCTGTTTGTTCTGAATAGAAAAAATGAGACTGTAACTGTTAAATCTGCTTTATGGTGGTCTGCATTTTGGATAGGTCTGGCAATAGCTTTTAATATTTTTGTTTATTTCTGGAAAGGTAAAACCGCTGCATTTGAATTTCTTACAGGGTATCTGATTGAAGAATCTTTAAGCGTAGATAACCTTTTTGTATTCATGCTGATCTTCAATTATTTCAGAGTCCCTGCTGAATATCAAAGAAAGGTTTTGTTTTGGGGAATCATTGGAGCGCTTGTACTAAGAGCTCTATTTATAGTTGTCGGCGTTTCTTTAATCAATCAATTCCACTGGACTGTTTTCGTTTTGGGAGCTTTCTTAGTATTTACCGGAATCAAAATGTTTTTGGGAAGTGATGAAGAAATTAATCCTGAAAAAAATCCCATTATAACTTTAGTAAACAAATTCTTACGAGTAACGAAACAATACCATGGAGATTCTTTTTTCACCAGAATCAACGGGCAGTTGTTTGCTACACCTTTGTTTATTGTAACTCTGGTAGTAGAAACAACGGATATTGTTTTCGCTGCTGATTCAATTCCTGCTATCCTTGCAGTAAGTAAAGATCCTTTCATTGTCTATACTTCAAACGTTTTTGCTCTTTTAGGCCTTAGATCTCTGTACTTTGCTTTAGCTGGTATAATGCAATTATTCCATTACATCCACTACGGCCTCTCCTTAATTTTGATATTCATTGGAGTAAAGCTTGTTGCCGGAGGAGCTGGCTGGTTTGAAATAGATATGAAGTATGCCCTGATGATAGTTGCAGGAATACTGGCTCTTTCAATTCTTTTTTCAATTTGGTTTCCTAAAAAAGATGAAGAGCCTAAAGACAATTCTGTAGAAGCTAATGAAAATAAGTAA
- a CDS encoding TonB-dependent receptor: protein MKRFLFLNLFLWAIISMSSGQEILRGKVIDKQTKSPLSGANIFIKSQTVASTDELGQFEVACKDSLKITASYIGYQDYQLNVVSCQDVLIELVQSDSHLKEIEISATSNANKAILNQPQSIVKLNETELKRGTGLFLDDAINTNVPGVYMERRTVSAGQQFNIRGYGNGARGTNGINSNFDTQGSKVYLNNIPITDAEGITLMDDIDFGSVSNVEVVKGPSGSLYGLAIAGVVNLQTKKAEKGKTSVSQIAMLGSYGLQRYTTSLEIGGERSSLLINYGKQKSDGFMAHSASQKDFVNVMGDFNLNARQGITAYFGYSNSYDERGGELTIEQYKNRDYSGNKAYIKNNAHSEIISFRAGIGHLYRIKRNISNNTTVFGSGMNSNASSAGGWTDKRPVNYGFRSTFDTRFALGSKISLSGITGIEFQSQHAQIIGYGMVADSFNLSGYNIIGPQRSNQSTITSTSSLFSEWTLTLPHDISLTAGVGWSTMNIRLDDRNYLALNNNPSNTKAKHVPTSYKASYTDMVSPKFAFNKVFSRQISVYASYSKGYKAPVSSYFYIPTTGELNLGLKPEIGTQFEIGSKGNLLDERLQFQVVAFNTIFSNKMTTVAVQNPANTATLYTYLVNSGSLNNKGLEVMLIYTAYQSKNAAFTSVRPFANFTYSHFRYDNIQYQSVAKTKTNKDSLVTVDYSGNAVAGVPPVTLNAGIDFLTKYGVYGNVNYSYRDQMPFTSDGNNKAEGYSLLNAKVGYQHKFFDHLNVGVYFGANNITSTQYYYMVFLNQLPDAYLPAPYKINYFGGLNLKYSF from the coding sequence ATGAAAAGATTTCTATTCTTAAATCTTTTCCTTTGGGCAATTATTTCCATGTCTTCAGGACAGGAAATTTTAAGAGGAAAAGTGATCGATAAACAAACTAAGTCTCCTTTATCCGGAGCAAATATTTTTATTAAAAGCCAAACTGTAGCTAGCACTGATGAACTGGGGCAATTTGAAGTTGCTTGTAAAGATTCGTTAAAGATTACCGCTTCATATATAGGTTATCAGGATTATCAATTAAATGTGGTTAGTTGTCAGGATGTTCTGATAGAATTGGTTCAATCAGATTCGCATCTGAAAGAAATTGAAATTTCAGCAACGTCTAATGCTAATAAGGCCATTCTGAATCAACCTCAATCAATCGTTAAATTGAACGAAACAGAACTTAAAAGAGGGACAGGTCTATTCCTTGATGATGCTATTAATACAAATGTTCCTGGAGTATATATGGAACGAAGAACTGTATCTGCAGGCCAGCAATTTAATATCCGGGGATATGGTAATGGAGCAAGGGGGACAAATGGGATAAATAGCAATTTTGACACTCAGGGGTCCAAGGTTTACCTAAATAATATTCCCATAACAGATGCAGAAGGTATCACCCTCATGGATGATATCGATTTTGGTTCTGTAAGCAATGTAGAAGTAGTCAAAGGGCCTTCAGGATCTCTATATGGACTGGCAATTGCAGGTGTTGTAAACCTTCAAACTAAAAAAGCAGAGAAGGGGAAAACTTCTGTCAGTCAGATTGCAATGCTGGGAAGCTATGGCTTGCAAAGGTATACGACTTCTCTTGAAATAGGAGGGGAAAGATCTTCTTTGTTGATTAATTATGGTAAACAAAAATCAGATGGGTTCATGGCACATTCTGCTTCTCAAAAAGATTTTGTTAATGTAATGGGCGATTTTAATCTGAATGCGAGACAGGGAATAACCGCATATTTTGGATATAGCAATAGTTATGATGAAAGAGGTGGAGAGCTTACTATTGAGCAATATAAAAATAGAGATTATTCAGGCAATAAGGCTTATATTAAAAACAATGCACATTCTGAAATAATAAGCTTTAGAGCTGGCATTGGACATCTCTATAGAATAAAAAGAAATATTTCCAATAATACGACAGTCTTTGGTTCCGGCATGAATAGTAATGCCAGCTCGGCAGGAGGCTGGACGGATAAGAGGCCTGTCAATTATGGTTTTCGTTCTACATTTGATACCAGATTTGCTCTAGGTAGTAAAATCAGTTTATCCGGAATTACAGGAATAGAATTTCAAAGCCAGCATGCCCAGATCATTGGTTACGGAATGGTAGCGGATAGTTTTAATCTAAGTGGCTATAACATTATAGGTCCGCAAAGAAGTAATCAGTCTACCATTACTTCCACTTCATCCTTGTTTTCTGAATGGACTTTGACATTACCTCATGATATATCATTGACAGCTGGTGTTGGCTGGAGTACCATGAATATAAGATTAGATGACAGAAATTACCTTGCTTTAAATAATAATCCGTCAAATACGAAAGCGAAACATGTTCCTACCTCTTACAAGGCTTCTTATACAGATATGGTTTCTCCAAAGTTCGCATTTAATAAGGTGTTTAGCAGACAAATTTCCGTTTATGCATCCTATAGTAAAGGATACAAGGCTCCTGTTAGTTCTTATTTTTATATTCCAACAACGGGGGAATTAAATCTCGGGTTGAAGCCAGAAATAGGAACTCAATTTGAAATAGGTTCCAAAGGAAATTTGCTGGACGAAAGACTGCAATTTCAGGTAGTTGCTTTTAATACAATATTTTCTAACAAAATGACAACAGTTGCTGTTCAAAATCCGGCAAATACAGCAACCCTCTATACATATCTTGTAAATAGCGGAAGTCTTAATAACAAAGGCCTTGAAGTAATGCTTATTTATACTGCTTATCAATCAAAGAATGCTGCTTTTACTTCAGTTCGTCCATTTGCAAATTTTACCTACTCGCATTTCAGATATGATAACATACAATATCAATCAGTAGCAAAAACTAAAACAAATAAAGATAGCCTGGTAACAGTCGATTACAGCGGAAATGCAGTAGCTGGAGTTCCTCCTGTTACTTTAAATGCTGGAATTGATTTTCTTACTAAATATGGAGTTTATGGAAATGTAAATTATTCATACAGAGATCAGATGCCTTTTACTTCAGATGGAAATAATAAAGCTGAAGGTTACAGTTTGTTGAATGCTAAAGTAGGATATCAACATAAGTTTTTTGATCATCTTAATGTAGGTGTCTATTTTGGAGCTAATAATATTACAAGCACTCAATATTATTATATGGTTTTCCTGAATCAGCTACCTGATGCATATCTTCCTGCCCCATATAAAATAAATTATTTCGGAGGCTTAAACCTTAAGTATTCATTCTGA
- a CDS encoding sensor histidine kinase, protein MEKSNGQIEHRRLSCLIDINGTFLKVDDRCRTILLDEEMQPSSNFHNTCLDKYAKLFTSFLSIVEKNNPAAIILRHKNNKGFLEIEWTVKLNDNGNSFSLNGLIRPDFTATELKNKIQEYIYPIIITDTYLKITSYNKAFENINPAVSGRLIEMDLKEILLDKKGNFLYEDTFYAGDCFFIPLQLKFNDHISDYVASILSLVDKNIITLFPDANSSLKQNELKKKEEDINTFIYKVSHDFKGPLTSLNGVLDIAADELKDSAFIPFLNMIRTCSDKLEALITTLLELSRVQATPIVEEAIDLHQLISELKNEIQKQVPVLFNNVQLSVPETLPVFITDIRVFRIALKHLLLNAFVFQKKTRQQPTIELKVSKDSSAIVFEVIDNGLGIAENKMERVFEMFYKGSDYSIGTGMGLYLAKVAVHRLSGKLILTSKLDEGTRAIIKLPQS, encoded by the coding sequence ATGGAAAAATCTAACGGACAAATTGAACATAGAAGGCTCTCTTGCCTGATAGACATCAACGGTACTTTTCTTAAGGTTGACGACAGATGCAGAACCATCTTATTAGACGAGGAAATGCAACCATCATCAAACTTTCATAATACCTGTCTGGATAAATATGCTAAACTTTTTACTTCCTTTCTATCTATAGTTGAAAAAAATAATCCAGCTGCAATTATTCTCAGACATAAAAACAACAAAGGCTTTCTGGAGATTGAATGGACAGTTAAATTAAATGATAATGGAAATTCTTTTTCGCTCAACGGCCTGATAAGACCCGACTTTACAGCTACAGAGCTTAAGAATAAAATTCAGGAATATATTTATCCTATTATAATAACTGACACATATCTTAAAATAACTTCATACAATAAAGCATTCGAAAATATAAATCCAGCAGTATCCGGAAGGTTAATAGAGATGGATTTAAAAGAAATATTATTAGACAAAAAAGGTAATTTCCTCTATGAAGATACCTTTTACGCTGGAGATTGTTTCTTCATTCCACTTCAACTAAAGTTCAATGATCATATCTCCGATTATGTAGCATCTATACTTTCTTTGGTGGATAAAAATATCATTACGCTATTTCCAGATGCAAATAGTTCTTTAAAGCAGAATGAGCTAAAGAAGAAAGAAGAAGATATAAATACTTTTATATATAAGGTATCACATGACTTTAAAGGGCCACTTACCAGTTTGAACGGTGTACTTGATATTGCTGCAGATGAATTGAAAGACAGTGCATTCATTCCATTTTTAAACATGATCCGAACATGTTCGGATAAGTTAGAAGCACTTATAACCACCTTGCTCGAGCTATCCAGGGTCCAGGCGACACCAATAGTTGAAGAAGCAATAGATCTTCATCAACTTATTTCCGAGCTAAAAAATGAGATTCAAAAACAAGTACCAGTATTATTCAACAATGTTCAACTTTCCGTTCCAGAAACATTGCCGGTCTTTATCACAGATATAAGAGTATTCAGAATCGCACTAAAGCATTTGTTGCTGAATGCATTTGTATTTCAAAAGAAGACCAGACAGCAGCCAACTATTGAACTTAAGGTAAGTAAAGATAGCTCTGCAATCGTATTCGAAGTAATAGACAATGGGCTTGGAATAGCTGAGAATAAAATGGAAAGAGTATTCGAAATGTTTTACAAAGGATCGGACTATTCAATTGGAACAGGTATGGGGTTGTATCTTGCAAAAGTAGCTGTTCATAGGTTATCGGGAAAGTTGATTCTAACAAGCAAACTAGATGAAGGAACAAGAGCTATCATAAAATTACCTCAGAGTTGA
- a CDS encoding heme ABC transporter ATP-binding protein, whose product MLKVCSVSFEIGGKKILQDISLTLEPGKMNLILGPNGSGKSTLIKVFSGLLRPTAGEVSVGNQALRSYSNNDLAKVRAVLSQQTDLPFSLTVRDVVLMGRYPHFGGKATPKDHQICEELMKYFELYELADRNYQTLSGGEKQRVQFVRVMSQISLLSDDSSVKYLILDEPLTYLDIYYQLHFMTKLREILRANLVIVGVVHDLNLAAQFADNLILMKEGKILMQGPPEVAMTSETLYELYKVQVKIKRLDEAPMHLIFT is encoded by the coding sequence ATGTTGAAGGTCTGTAGTGTGAGTTTTGAAATTGGAGGCAAAAAAATTTTACAAGATATTTCTTTAACATTGGAACCAGGTAAAATGAACCTAATATTGGGACCTAATGGCTCTGGCAAGTCGACATTGATCAAGGTGTTTTCAGGACTTTTAAGGCCCACGGCAGGAGAGGTAAGTGTTGGAAATCAAGCATTGCGAAGTTATAGCAATAATGATCTTGCAAAAGTAAGAGCTGTTTTATCTCAGCAAACAGACTTACCTTTTTCATTAACAGTTCGTGATGTGGTATTAATGGGAAGGTATCCTCATTTTGGTGGCAAAGCTACTCCAAAGGATCATCAGATATGTGAAGAGCTTATGAAGTATTTCGAGCTTTATGAATTAGCTGATAGGAATTATCAAACCCTGAGTGGAGGAGAAAAACAAAGAGTGCAGTTTGTAAGGGTTATGTCTCAGATCAGTCTATTGTCAGACGATTCATCAGTAAAATACCTGATTCTGGATGAACCTCTTACTTACCTTGACATTTATTACCAGCTGCATTTTATGACAAAGCTTCGTGAAATATTAAGAGCAAACCTTGTTATTGTTGGAGTAGTTCACGATTTAAACTTGGCAGCTCAGTTCGCCGACAATCTGATCTTAATGAAAGAAGGAAAGATCCTGATGCAAGGTCCTCCGGAAGTTGCAATGACGAGCGAGACACTGTATGAGCTTTATAAGGTTCAGGTAAAAATTAAACGTCTGGATGAAGCACCAATGCATTTAATATTTACATAA
- the dacB gene encoding D-alanyl-D-alanine carboxypeptidase/D-alanyl-D-alanine endopeptidase, with product MIARIFPVLTIGLFLILNSACGQGALTELKKLSETNDLKRGSISFYAHELSTSKTILNYNGTKLLIPASNQKLLTTAAALNILGSDFTFKTYVEHDGQITDKGILEGNIYIRGEGDPTFGSGRISSSQAWSEVCNKVCKILSDAGIKKINGGIIGDASWFEYNSIPDYWIWTDIGNYYGTGAYGLNVNENTYKLLLKPGKTIGDSVEVLGTDPVVPNIQFLNSIKTAAEGTGDNGYIYGAPFTSLRILSGTIPRGGNFSIKGSMPDPAYFVASGIKEALVKNKIEILLPASSLYTFNGKAITERKVLHTFTSSPLKDIIKETNVNSLNLYAESLLKTIGKKLFNEGSTKAGIKALQEFWNSKGIDPSAVIIFDGSGLSTFNWTSSEAFSYALLQMSKEKYYSDFYNSLPVAGVNGTLKKVGKGTMLENNMRAKSGSMKRVLCYSGYIKNPETGKEYSFSVMVNNFDCSASSLLPKLEKILLLVQKGQLN from the coding sequence ATGATTGCCAGAATATTTCCAGTATTAACAATTGGTTTGTTTTTAATTTTAAACTCTGCATGTGGCCAGGGTGCATTGACAGAATTAAAGAAACTATCAGAGACAAATGATTTGAAGCGGGGGAGTATTTCTTTTTATGCTCATGAATTGTCTACCTCCAAAACGATCCTTAATTACAATGGCACCAAACTATTGATACCCGCATCTAATCAAAAGTTGCTGACAACAGCTGCTGCATTAAACATACTTGGATCTGATTTTACATTTAAAACATATGTTGAACATGATGGACAAATTACTGATAAAGGAATCCTTGAAGGAAACATTTATATCAGGGGAGAAGGAGATCCCACATTTGGTAGTGGCAGAATTTCTTCATCTCAAGCATGGAGTGAAGTATGCAATAAAGTTTGTAAAATATTATCTGATGCTGGTATCAAAAAGATTAATGGTGGTATAATAGGTGATGCATCGTGGTTTGAATATAATTCTATCCCTGACTATTGGATCTGGACAGATATTGGTAATTATTATGGTACAGGTGCCTATGGGTTAAATGTAAATGAGAATACATATAAGCTTTTACTCAAACCAGGAAAAACAATTGGTGATTCAGTTGAAGTTTTGGGAACAGATCCGGTAGTACCTAACATTCAATTTCTCAATTCTATTAAAACTGCAGCTGAAGGAACCGGCGATAACGGTTACATTTATGGTGCACCTTTTACCAGTTTGAGAATTTTATCAGGGACTATTCCTAGAGGAGGGAATTTTTCCATTAAAGGCTCAATGCCAGACCCTGCATATTTTGTGGCATCAGGAATTAAGGAAGCTTTAGTAAAAAATAAAATAGAGATTCTTCTTCCGGCAAGTTCTTTATATACTTTTAATGGTAAGGCAATAACAGAAAGGAAAGTACTACACACCTTTACCTCTTCTCCTCTAAAAGATATAATAAAGGAGACCAATGTTAATAGTCTTAATCTTTATGCTGAATCATTATTAAAAACCATTGGTAAAAAGTTGTTTAATGAAGGTTCTACTAAAGCAGGAATTAAGGCATTGCAGGAATTTTGGAACTCTAAGGGGATAGATCCTTCTGCAGTTATTATTTTCGATGGTAGCGGACTTTCTACTTTTAACTGGACATCTTCTGAAGCATTCAGTTATGCACTTTTGCAAATGAGCAAAGAAAAGTATTATTCTGATTTTTATAACTCACTTCCAGTTGCGGGCGTAAATGGTACTTTGAAAAAGGTTGGGAAAGGTACTATGCTTGAAAATAATATGAGGGCTAAAAGTGGCAGTATGAAAAGGGTTCTATGTTATTCCGGATACATTAAAAACCCTGAAACCGGAAAGGAATACTCATTTTCTGTTATGGTAAATAATTTTGATTGCTCTGCTTCGTCTTTATTACCGAAATTGGAAAAAATTCTTTTGTTGGTACAGAAAGGTCAACTTAATTAA